The following coding sequences are from one Venturia canescens isolate UGA chromosome 5, ASM1945775v1, whole genome shotgun sequence window:
- the LOC122410605 gene encoding uncharacterized protein: MSDEQLSERSAEESVEELMEVDGGADEDRAAVGDNLEDPVPRAEPVRARAGRAYSPLPSSDSRSSDDDPDEEVPEFCEDLTLGVKEETKIVFWNNVEEFSVSFLKNKLYASWLNNKIKKCSRRAFSLAPKDIVVGQMCLASKKGHNKRGKIQSIDGEWVNLDIVDIGVTKKYRIQTLRQLPEDLRTYPALAFRCQSSIGEAYANANLVELIDRFTQSEKTFEIKPVERLGDHKFRVELFLSEDFETAVAEEMDREGNEEESASSENDGQSAHAEDVRNMGHLVRGHKMVEIAGFSLYRPNEYNRIRKDLHWTAGEQSELRCLNEGCNFTVSKGKKEVMRDHWMAHHRNKKYMCVYCFREEEVKNFVSTRSLVNHCKRVHVEERRD; this comes from the exons ATGTCGGACGAACAGCTTTCCGAAAG GTCGGCCGAGGAGTCTGTCGAAGAACTGATGGAGGTCGATGGAGGAGCGGACGAAGATAGAGCAGCAGTCGGCGATAA cCTAGAGGATCCGGTTCCACGGGCGGAGCCAGTCAGGGCCAGGGCAGGGCGTGCCTACTCGCCATTACCAAGTAGCGACTCAAGGTCAAGTGATGATGATCCGGACGAAGAAGTGCCAGAATTCTGTGAAGACTTGACCTTGGGCGtgaaagaagaaacgaaaatagTATTCTGGAATAATGTCGAAGAATTCagcgtttcttttctcaaaaataaacTGTACGCATCCTGGCTCAacaacaaaattaaaaaatgtagcAGGAGGGCTTTTTCCCTCGCACCAAAAGACATCGTTGTTGGCCAGATGTGTCTCGCTTCAAAAAAAGGACACAATAAACGCGGAAAAATCCAAAGCATCGACGGTGAGTGggtcaacctagacatcgttGACATTGGTGTTACCAAAAAATATCGGATCCAGACACTGAGGCAACTCCCGGAAGACTTGCGAACCTATCCAGCACTCGCTTTCCGGTGTCAAAGTAGTATCGGAGAGGCATATGCGAATGCGAATCTCGTGGAATTGATCGATCGTTTTACCcaaagtgaaaagacgttcgAGATTAAGCCAGTCGAACGTCTAGGAGATCACAAGTTCAGAGTTGAACTGTTCCTGAGCGAAGACTTCGAGACCGCGGTGGCGGAGGAAATGG ATCGGGAAGGGAACGAGGAGGAGTCAGCTTCATCAGAAAATGATGGTCAATCCGCTCATGCGGAAGATGTAAGAAATATGGGGCATTTGGTGCGGGGACACAAGATGGTCGAAATCGCGGGCTTTTCGCTCTATAGGCCGAATGAATACAACAGGATTAGGAAGGATCTGCATTGGACCGCGGGAGAGCAGAGTGAATTAAGGTGCCTTAACGAAGGGTGCAACTTCACAGTTAGCAAGGGAAAAAAGGAGGTCATGAGAGACCACTGGATGGCCCACcataggaataaaaaatatatgtgtgtgtattgTTTTAGGGAAGAAGAAGTTAAGAACTTTGTATCCACACGCTCGCTTGTGAATCATTGCAAACGTGTGCACGTCGAGGAGAgaagagattaa